AAGTGGTTTGAATCCAGAAGTGCAGGATCGATTCGAATTGGAATTATGTTGGTGTATACAACAGCTGGAAACGAGTTTGGCTAGTGGCAAGTTGCAAGACAAGCAGGCACAGGATCtcaataaacatttacattCATTAAAGGGCAATACTGCACcgttaataaaaaagagacaaataatgagaaatacattGGGAGACTATAGAAAGAAGATGGCAGAGGATGAACAAAAGTTTAGTAAAACTGTATCAGATGTTAAGTTCACAAATTCTACCTCAGCaagtaaaaaatcaatatttattaagaaagcTGCTCaatataatacacaaaattcTAAAAGAGAAACAGATGATCATAAAAGACAAGATGTGTCAGTCAATACAAAACATGCTATTATTGATAGTAATAGAACTCAAACCTcatttcagtttaattttcaGACATGTCAATAAAAgctctttttatatttgtataatgttTGAATTCTTTAGTGCATATAATACCATCTCAATTCATGGTTTGTAGggaagttattattatttagaaaatatggaatatatgtatagatatattgtaacaaaatttatatgcattatatgcatttatacacaaaatttttgtacgttgtacatatattcttttcagatttatatgcatatttcacaaaatcttAGAAAAATGTAGtgtgtcaaataaaataatacattttagaattaatGATAGAATATTGTGgatattaaaatagttttcaagTGTTAatcagaaattttaataaattagtttataaaaatgcaaattaatataaattattgaaataatgtttttaataacttgTATTTCACAAGGTCCTGTGGCGCAACGGATAACGCGTCTGACTACGGATCAGAAGATTCCAGGTTCGAATCCTGGCAGGAtcgaatttcttttttgattattttttatattataaaaaatacacatttttatttttctagtaattagtattttttttattttttttgagtacgaaacttatttttttatgttgcctttttctacaatttttcttttgtttttttctataaaaattaaatatatttgtcttttattttaaatacagagaatgtataataaaatacagctaaaaaaatcttttattacattggAAGTGGaccatattattattttatgcacatTGCATGAATAATACTGCAATATGTTGATTGTATTTTGCGCAGAATCGAGAGTTGTTGAGCGAGATTTAGTCACAGCCGGCAGTGATCGTGTGACGCGTCCAACATATTGGTCTAACATGAGCGACAACGTGGTAGCCGATGTGCAAAATCTATCTTTGACGGAGGATAAGGCACGCATcctaagttttatataaaactcgGGTTCTAGCACTTTTTAATTCTtagtattgttaaattatGCTGACGAGTTTACGTTTTCACGTTTGTAGGACCGTTTACAGTGGTAATAAATGGACACATGCTCGGGTTGGTTAAGACGTATTTTTGTCTAATCTTTATGCAGTTGTTATATTGTAGCTTACGAATTCTTTGTTGTTTCATTGTTTAACAATGCAATCGCATTAGAATGTATCTTTTGTTTATAATACGTAGTCAAACGTAGACAATGATAATCGATAATCTGACGTAACCTACGAGTGTTTTACATCTAACACacctgaatatattttttttgcgtcATTCAATTTAAAGCattcatttaaatttagatGCACGAGATGTTTTATTTTGGATTCTTTGTTTTCTTAGACGAAAGCAATGAGAGCAgcaaataagaagaaaaatgtgGTGGAAAAGTCTGTATCTGAGCTTAAGCCTTGGCCGTCCTACATTCAGGTGAATACCACCAAACTTATTAaacgaatttaatatttcaacactgctttataaatataattaaaatttaaattactgtattatttttctaatatgttAAAGTGaatagagaaattaaaaattatataagtggaaacatttaaaattgaatatctttgATAGGAGCAATCTCTTTAgtgtattgtaatatttaatttttgatatttcaatctttatatattttcacagGATCGTATTGTACTGTGGGATAAACTAAAAAAGGAATACGAAGATGCATTAGCTGCAAAAATTCCTGAGAACATAACTGTGACTCTCCCAGATGGCAAGGAAATTCCCGCTGAATCTTGGCGTACGACTCCTTATGATGTGGCAAGAAGCATTAGCCAAGGATTGGCGGACAATATTGTAATTGCAAAAGTCAATAACGTATTATGGGATCTTGATCGACCATTAGAATATGATTGCAAATTGCaattgttgaaatttgatgaccCGGAAGGTCAGCAGGTATTTTGGCATTCCAGCGCTCATATTCTCGGTGAAGCTATGGAAAGAGTTTATGGCGGTTGTCTCTGTTACGGTCCTCCTATTGAGAACGGCTTTTATTACGATATGTTCCTGGGTGATAAGGGCATTTCCAACACGGACTTTCCATATTTGGAAAGTCTCTACAAGAATATAGCCAAGGAGAAACAGCCGTTTGAACGACTAGAAATGACGAAGGAGGATCTGTTGGAAATGTTCAAGTACAATGAATTCAAGGTGCGGATTATAAATGAGAAGGTACAGACGCCCACTACTACGGCTTATAGATGTGGTCCGCTGATTGATTTGTGCAGGGGACCGCACGTCAGGCACACGGGCAAGATAAAGGCCATTAAGATCACGAAAAATTCGTCTACGTACTGGGAGGGAAACGCTAGCGCGGAGTCACTTCAGAGGTTGTACGGAATAAGTTTCCCAGATACTAAACAATTGAAAGAGTGGGAAAAGTTCCAAGAGGAAGCAGCCAAGCGTGATCACAGAAAGATTGGGAAAGAGCAGGAATTGTTCTTCTTTCACGAGTTGTCGCCTGGTTCTTGTTTCTTCCAACCGCGCGGCGCGTATATATACAATGCTCTGATCGAATTCATACGTTCTGAGTACAGGAAGAGAGGATTCCAGGAAGTGGTCACCCCGAACATGTTTAACAGCAAACTGTGGCAGACTTCGGGACACTGGCAGCATTATGCCGAGAATATGTTCTCTTTCGACGTGGAGAAGGAGACTTTTGCGCTGAAGCCTATGAACTGTCCAGGTCATTGCATGGTATTCGACGTTCGATGTAGATCATGGCGCGAGTTGCCGTTCAGACTGGCGGATTTTGGCGTGCTGCATCGTAACGAACTCTCCGGCGCATTGACGGGTCTCACTAGAGTGAGACGTTTCCAACAAGACGATGCGCACATTTTCTGCTCCATCGATCAGATTAAAGACGAAATGATGGGCGCTCTTGACTTTCTGAGGCACGTTTATTCCGTCTTTGGCTTCACGTTCAATTTATACCTGGCCACGCGACCCGAGAAGTACTTGGGTGATGAAGCCCTCTGGGATCAGGCCGAGAAAGCGTTGGAGGAGAGTTTGAATGCGTTTGGTCAACCGTGGATTCTTAATCCTCAGGATGGCGCATTCTACGGACCCAAAATCGATATAACTATCCTGGATGCACTTAAAAGGCCTCATCAATGTGCTACAATACAATTAGATTTCCAGTTGCCCATTAGATTTAATCTGTCTTACGTTAAGTAAGtgtt
This genomic window from Linepithema humile isolate Giens D197 chromosome 5, Lhum_UNIL_v1.0, whole genome shotgun sequence contains:
- the LOC105676094 gene encoding UPF0488 protein CG14286, encoding MPQKPAMKAKRSSKREQNVPVSRVPPKTAVDANNASGLNPEVQDRFELELCWCIQQLETSLASGKLQDKQAQDLNKHLHSLKGNTAPLIKKRQIMRNTLGDYRKKMAEDEQKFSKTVSDVKFTNSTSASKKSIFIKKAAQYNTQNSKRETDDHKRQDVSVNTKHAIIDSNRTQTSFQFNFQTCQ
- the ThrRS gene encoding threonine--tRNA ligase 1, cytoplasmic isoform X3 — its product is MRAANKKKNVVEKSVSELKPWPSYIQDRIVLWDKLKKEYEDALAAKIPENITVTLPDGKEIPAESWRTTPYDVARSISQGLADNIVIAKVNNVLWDLDRPLEYDCKLQLLKFDDPEGQQVFWHSSAHILGEAMERVYGGCLCYGPPIENGFYYDMFLGDKGISNTDFPYLESLYKNIAKEKQPFERLEMTKEDLLEMFKYNEFKVRIINEKVQTPTTTAYRCGPLIDLCRGPHVRHTGKIKAIKITKNSSTYWEGNASAESLQRLYGISFPDTKQLKEWEKFQEEAAKRDHRKIGKEQELFFFHELSPGSCFFQPRGAYIYNALIEFIRSEYRKRGFQEVVTPNMFNSKLWQTSGHWQHYAENMFSFDVEKETFALKPMNCPGHCMVFDVRCRSWRELPFRLADFGVLHRNELSGALTGLTRVRRFQQDDAHIFCSIDQIKDEMMGALDFLRHVYSVFGFTFNLYLATRPEKYLGDEALWDQAEKALEESLNAFGQPWILNPQDGAFYGPKIDITILDALKRPHQCATIQLDFQLPIRFNLSYVNEAGEKIRPVIIHRAILGSVERMIAILTESYGGKWPYWLSPRQAMIVPVASQFDDYAYEVKQKLWNAGVMVEVDTDPSDTLNKKIRNAQLAQFNFILVVGEKERNAGTVNIRTRDNVVHGEMAVEELIAKLKVLKETRDQSSELKR
- the ThrRS gene encoding threonine--tRNA ligase 1, cytoplasmic isoform X1, producing MLIVFCAESRVVERDLVTAGSDRVTRPTYWSNMSDNVVADVQNLSLTEDKTKAMRAANKKKNVVEKSVSELKPWPSYIQDRIVLWDKLKKEYEDALAAKIPENITVTLPDGKEIPAESWRTTPYDVARSISQGLADNIVIAKVNNVLWDLDRPLEYDCKLQLLKFDDPEGQQVFWHSSAHILGEAMERVYGGCLCYGPPIENGFYYDMFLGDKGISNTDFPYLESLYKNIAKEKQPFERLEMTKEDLLEMFKYNEFKVRIINEKVQTPTTTAYRCGPLIDLCRGPHVRHTGKIKAIKITKNSSTYWEGNASAESLQRLYGISFPDTKQLKEWEKFQEEAAKRDHRKIGKEQELFFFHELSPGSCFFQPRGAYIYNALIEFIRSEYRKRGFQEVVTPNMFNSKLWQTSGHWQHYAENMFSFDVEKETFALKPMNCPGHCMVFDVRCRSWRELPFRLADFGVLHRNELSGALTGLTRVRRFQQDDAHIFCSIDQIKDEMMGALDFLRHVYSVFGFTFNLYLATRPEKYLGDEALWDQAEKALEESLNAFGQPWILNPQDGAFYGPKIDITILDALKRPHQCATIQLDFQLPIRFNLSYVNEAGEKIRPVIIHRAILGSVERMIAILTESYGGKWPYWLSPRQAMIVPVASQFDDYAYEVKQKLWNAGVMVEVDTDPSDTLNKKIRNAQLAQFNFILVVGEKERNAGTVNIRTRDNVVHGEMAVEELIAKLKVLKETRDQSSELKR
- the ThrRS gene encoding threonine--tRNA ligase 1, cytoplasmic isoform X2; its protein translation is MLTSLRFHVCRTVYSGNKWTHARTKAMRAANKKKNVVEKSVSELKPWPSYIQDRIVLWDKLKKEYEDALAAKIPENITVTLPDGKEIPAESWRTTPYDVARSISQGLADNIVIAKVNNVLWDLDRPLEYDCKLQLLKFDDPEGQQVFWHSSAHILGEAMERVYGGCLCYGPPIENGFYYDMFLGDKGISNTDFPYLESLYKNIAKEKQPFERLEMTKEDLLEMFKYNEFKVRIINEKVQTPTTTAYRCGPLIDLCRGPHVRHTGKIKAIKITKNSSTYWEGNASAESLQRLYGISFPDTKQLKEWEKFQEEAAKRDHRKIGKEQELFFFHELSPGSCFFQPRGAYIYNALIEFIRSEYRKRGFQEVVTPNMFNSKLWQTSGHWQHYAENMFSFDVEKETFALKPMNCPGHCMVFDVRCRSWRELPFRLADFGVLHRNELSGALTGLTRVRRFQQDDAHIFCSIDQIKDEMMGALDFLRHVYSVFGFTFNLYLATRPEKYLGDEALWDQAEKALEESLNAFGQPWILNPQDGAFYGPKIDITILDALKRPHQCATIQLDFQLPIRFNLSYVNEAGEKIRPVIIHRAILGSVERMIAILTESYGGKWPYWLSPRQAMIVPVASQFDDYAYEVKQKLWNAGVMVEVDTDPSDTLNKKIRNAQLAQFNFILVVGEKERNAGTVNIRTRDNVVHGEMAVEELIAKLKVLKETRDQSSELKR